The Bacteroidales bacterium sequence GATTGGAATTTCAAAAAGTATGAGTTCTTATCAAAAGTATGTAAGTACAAAAAATCGGGTTGAACAGTTTCTTAAAGATAAGTACAAATTATCCGACATCGCCTTAAAAGACGTGAATTATCTTTTCATACATGATTTCGATATTTATTTGAAGACAGTTTGCCGTTATCCTCAAAATAGCACAGCAAAACACATGCAACGCCTTAAAACGATTATGATTTTGGCAAGGAATAACGAGTACATTTACAACGACCCTTTTGCCAAATACAAAGTTCATTTCGATAGAGTTGATAGAGGCTATTTAACCTTGGAGGAAATCGAAATCATTATGGAGAAGAAATTCAAGACGAAACGACTTGAACAAGTGCGGGATATATTCATTTTCAGCTGTTATACAGGGCTTGCTTACGTTGATGTAAGCAATTTGAGAGAGAAAAATATCCGTACCTCTTTTGACGGAAAACTATGGATTATGACTAAGAGACAGAAAACGAATATACAATCCAATATTCCCTTACTGGATGTTGCAAAACAGATTTTAGACAAATATGCCGATACTCTACCCGATGGAAAAGTATTACCGATTCTTACCAATCAAAAGATGAATGCTTATTTGAAAGAAATTGGAGATGTATGCGGTATAGACAAGAATCTCACATTCCACCTCGCTCGCCATAGTTTCGCCACTTTAACGCTTACCAAAGGTGTATCCATTGAAAGTGTGAGTAAAATGCTTGGTCACACAAATATAAAAACGACTCAAATATATGCGAAAATCACTGATAACAAAATCAGTGATGACATGGCTATTTTTGCCCAAAAATTGGAAGAAAAAAAGATTAAACAAAAATCTAACCTTGATGAAATCTTCGAATGCCTTTCTTTAGGAAAACAAATGGCTGTGTTTAATTTTCCTGTTGATTTGCCCAACGATTCTGAAAGGATAAAACTAATATCTAATATGTGGTATAATCTATCAGAAAAAGAAAAATCTTCACTTTTGTTAAAAGCATTTGAAAATGTTTCTTAAATCTTAGATATTACTTTCTCTTGTTATATCATTATAACCGAAGAAAATTATTATAGTTTTGCAAATGAAGGGCTTTTTAGCCCTTTTTTTATAGAGTCAAAGTTCTGATTTTTCTACATCAAAATATATTATAAAACTAAATAATTAATATGAATCCAAAAATCTTAAGCTTAAAATTAAATGGAAAATATGTTAGTGAAGTAATTGACAGCTTTTTATTCCACTGTCAATTTGAGAAAAACTTAAATAAAAAAACCATAAAGGCATACGAAATAGACCTTCAGCAATTTAATTCATATATAGGAAATGTTATTGAAGAAAAAACAATAAGTAGTATAACAAAAGAAGTATTGAAATCTTATTTGCAAGAAATATCTCATTTTAAACCCAAAACTATAAAAAGGAAAATAGCTTCATTAAAAGCTATGTTCAATTATCTTGAATATGAAGACGAACATTATATTAATCCATTCCGCAAAATTAAAATAAGATTTAAAGAGCCGCATATTCTTCCTTCTGTAATGACATTAGGTGAAGTAAAAAAGATATTAAATATTATGTATCATGAACTTTCTGAAAATAAAAATAAAGAAAAATATACATACAAAGCCCAACTCCGCAATATTGCTATTGTTGAAATACTATTTTCTACCGGATTAAGGGTTTCGGAAATATGTAATTTGAGCAGTAGAGATATTAATTTGAAAAATGGTGTACTAAAAGTACTTGGCAAAGGAAATAAAGAACGTATCATACAAGTTTGCCAGGCAGAAACTTTAACAATTATCAAAAATTATTACCAATCCATAAAAAAACAAATAGATCAAAGTGATTTCTTTTTCATAAACAGGTTAGGCCTTCCCCTATCCACCCAATCTGTAAGGTTAATGATTAAGACATATGCAAAAAAGGCCGGATTAACTAAACACATTACTCCACATACATTTAGACATACTTTTGCCACATTATTGCTTGAAGAAGATGTAGATATAAAATATATTCAAAACATGTTAGGACATAGTTCTATCTCTACTACTCAAATATATACCCACGTCAATATGAGTAAACAAAAGAAAATTCTAACAACAAAGCACCCCCGGCGTAAATTTCAACTTATGAAGGAATAACTGATAACTATTTATTATGGACGTTTTATATCATCATCCAGTTATAACATGTGCTGAAGCTGCAAAGGCTAGAAAAATATCTATCAATGAAGAGTTAAAAACAATATTATTAAAAGTATCTCACAAAAAAATATCCGTCCATCTAAGAGGAGGGGATAAGATTAACTCCAAAGCAATAAAAAAACTATTTCATAATAAATCTATCAAATTCTTATCAACAGAAGAACTTCAATATTTTGATTTGGGAAAAGGACTGGTGAATCCCTGGAATATTCCTTTTTGTGAATATAATCTAATCAGTACAAATGTATTTGAGCAGAATTTCATGTATACCAACAATTCAAAATATAACGAAGGAATAAAATTCCTCACAAAAGAACTTTTTCAATTGTCAAACATTATAATAGGAGATTTTAGTTATGAACTCAAGTAAGATTAATAAAAATATTGTTTTAATTGCAGATAGAGTTGACAACTTTAAAGGTGTCGGTTTATCCTCTGATAATTTGGAACTTATCGAAGATCGCTATTTTGAAGATATATACGATGGGCTAAGTTCAATATGTCACAATATTATTTATTACAACTCTCCTGCCAGTTTT is a genomic window containing:
- a CDS encoding tyrosine-type recombinase/integrase; amino-acid sequence: MNPKILSLKLNGKYVSEVIDSFLFHCQFEKNLNKKTIKAYEIDLQQFNSYIGNVIEEKTISSITKEVLKSYLQEISHFKPKTIKRKIASLKAMFNYLEYEDEHYINPFRKIKIRFKEPHILPSVMTLGEVKKILNIMYHELSENKNKEKYTYKAQLRNIAIVEILFSTGLRVSEICNLSSRDINLKNGVLKVLGKGNKERIIQVCQAETLTIIKNYYQSIKKQIDQSDFFFINRLGLPLSTQSVRLMIKTYAKKAGLTKHITPHTFRHTFATLLLEEDVDIKYIQNMLGHSSISTTQIYTHVNMSKQKKILTTKHPRRKFQLMKE
- a CDS encoding site-specific integrase, whose amino-acid sequence is MKSTFNILFYLKRNNQKQNGTVPVMGRITVNGHYVQFTPKVDINPEIWSVKAGKAIGRTKDVQEVNAILDSIRVTMTKIYRDLRERESDVTAEKVKNIFFGTDENVMTLLQLFTKYNEDFKSMIGISKSMSSYQKYVSTKNRVEQFLKDKYKLSDIALKDVNYLFIHDFDIYLKTVCRYPQNSTAKHMQRLKTIMILARNNEYIYNDPFAKYKVHFDRVDRGYLTLEEIEIIMEKKFKTKRLEQVRDIFIFSCYTGLAYVDVSNLREKNIRTSFDGKLWIMTKRQKTNIQSNIPLLDVAKQILDKYADTLPDGKVLPILTNQKMNAYLKEIGDVCGIDKNLTFHLARHSFATLTLTKGVSIESVSKMLGHTNIKTTQIYAKITDNKISDDMAIFAQKLEEKKIKQKSNLDEIFECLSLGKQMAVFNFPVDLPNDSERIKLISNMWYNLSEKEKSSLLLKAFENVS
- a CDS encoding YbaK/EbsC family protein, with product MDVLYHHPVITCAEAAKARKISINEELKTILLKVSHKKISVHLRGGDKINSKAIKKLFHNKSIKFLSTEELQYFDLGKGLVNPWNIPFCEYNLISTNVFEQNFMYTNNSKYNEGIKFLTKELFQLSNIIIGDFSYELK